A stretch of Synergistales bacterium DNA encodes these proteins:
- a CDS encoding acetyl-CoA carboxylase biotin carboxyl carrier protein subunit (composes the biotin carboxyl carrier protein subunit of the acetyl-CoA carboxylase complex, the enzyme that catalyzes the carboxylation of acetyl-CoA to malonyl-CoA, which in turn controls the rate of fatty acid metabolism), with translation MIRNFRVVVNGTAYDVQVEEQGQGGAQPQQAAPAPAPAPAPAQPAQPAQPAPQPAQPKQEAPAPAPAPAPSGGGEEVTSPMPGKVLSVDASVGDSVSEGDLLLVLEAMKMENEIQATGSGTVKEIRVKEGESVDSGDVLVVIG, from the coding sequence TTTCGTGTAGTCGTCAACGGTACGGCCTACGATGTACAGGTTGAAGAGCAGGGCCAGGGGGGCGCCCAGCCGCAGCAGGCCGCCCCTGCACCCGCGCCCGCACCGGCACCCGCGCAGCCTGCCCAGCCGGCCCAGCCCGCACCGCAGCCCGCACAGCCCAAGCAGGAGGCTCCGGCCCCCGCACCGGCACCGGCGCCATCGGGTGGCGGTGAAGAGGTGACGTCTCCCATGCCCGGCAAGGTGCTGAGTGTGGATGCCTCCGTGGGCGACTCCGTCAGCGAAGGGGACCTGCTGCTTGTTCTCGAGGCGATGAAGATGGAGAACGAGATCCAGGCCACGGGGTCAGGGACGGTCAAGGAAATCCGCGTCAAAGAGGGCGAATCGGTCGACAGTGGTGACGTGCTCGTAGTCATCGGCTAG